From Falco cherrug isolate bFalChe1 chromosome W unlocalized genomic scaffold, bFalChe1.pri SUPER_W_unloc_1, whole genome shotgun sequence, the proteins below share one genomic window:
- the LOC129734913 gene encoding adenomatous polyposis coli protein-like isoform X2, with protein sequence MAVASYDQLLKQVEALKMENSNLRQELEDNSDHLTKLETEASNMKEVLKQLQGSIEDETMASSGQIDLIERLKELNLESSDFPGVKLRPTVSMHLYGSWEGSVSSPSGECSPVPTGSFPRRGFMNESRESTGYLEELERERSLLLGELEKEEKEKDWYYAQLQDLTKRIDSIPFTEKFSLQTDMTRRQLEYEARQIRAAMEEQLGTCQDMEKRAQVRVMRIQQIEKDVLCIRQLLQSQAAEAERVPQSKHDTGSHDTERHSEGQGTAEINIATTGTGQGSAAQMDHDTASVMNSSNNYSVPRRLTNHLGTKVEMVYSLLSMLGTHGKDDMSGTLLAMSSSQDSCISMRQSGCLPLLIQLLHGNDKDSVLLGNSRCSKEARARARAALHNIIHSQPDDKRGRREIRVLHLLEQVRAYCETCWKWQEAHEEGMDRDKNPMCVLMKLSFDEEHRHAMNELGCLQAIAELLQVDCEMYGLTNDHYSVTLRRYAGMALTNLTFGDVANKATLCSMKDCMRALVAQLKSESEDLQQVIASVLRNLSWRADVNSKKTLREVGSVKALMECALEVKKESTLKSVLSALWNLSAHCTENKGDICAVDGALAFLVGTLTYRSQANTLAIIESGGGILRNVSSLIATNEDHRQILRENSCLQTLLQHLKSHSLTIVSNACGTLWNLSARNAKDQEALWDMGAVSMLKNLIHSKHKMIAMGSAAALRNLMANRPAKYKDANIMSPGSSLPSLYVRKQKALEAELDAQHLSETFENIDNLSPKASHHNKQRHKQNIYNEYVLDSSRHDDGICSSETFNTSHMTVLSPYLNATVLPGSSSYSRGNIENSRSEKDRSLNRDVAVGLNSYHQATENTGNSSKRIGMQITAAAQIAKVMEEVTSMHIPQEDRSSCSTSEMHCLTEDRNVPRKTAAAHTHSNTYFPKSENSNGTCPMLYTTMEYKRASNDSLNSVSSSDGYGKRGQMKPSIESYSEDDESKFRSYGQYPADLAHKIHSANHMDDNDEELDTPINYSLKYSDEQLSSGRQSPSQNERWARPKHIIEDEIKQNEQRQLRSKDATYSVYTESGDDKCMKYQSPFGQQECVSSFRSRGSNGAEQSRVGSMLGMNQKVNQSLCQADDYDNDKPTNYSECYSKEEHHKGEEDRPTNYSIKYNKEEHLVDQPIDYSLKYSTEVPLSSQKPSFTISNSSSVQSTKTDDISLSCENISTPSGSSERQNQLHPNSAQSRSSHAQKTASCKTSSINQETIQTYCVEDTPICFSRCSSLSSLSSAEDEIGCDQPTHVTDANNTLQIAELKENSGILSTEGAVSEVASASQHIRTKSSRLQTPSLSPSDSSRHKAVEFSSGAKSPSKSGAHTPKSPPEHYVQETPLMFSRCTSVSSLDSFESHSIASSVQSEPCSGMVSGIISPSDLPDSPGQTMPPSRSKTPPPAQGAQVKKEVAKGKVPNAEKRESGPRQVAINEAVQRVQVLPDADTLLHFATESTPDGFSCSSSLSGLSLDEPFIQKDVELRIMPPVHENEHGNEAEPEQPDVTKDNQEKKAEKPTEAEKDIMDDSDDDIVILEEYIISAMPTKSSHKAKKPSQASASKIPPPVTRKPSQLLVYKLLPSQTGLQSQKRVSFTPGYDMPWVYFVEDTPINFSTATSLSDLTIESLPNELANVENVGTGAESEEFEKRDTIPTEGISTDNSQRAKSSTKTAPGLDDDKTEEGDILAECINSAMPKGKSHKSFRVKKVIDQIQQASLSVSNTNQSEHDKKEPMSPVKPIPQNNEYRAHVRKNTEPKSYINNERSYSENTDTKKQNLKNNSRYFNDKLPNNEEHVKGNFAFDSPHHYTPIEGTPYCFSRNDSLSSLDFDDYDDVDLSRENAELQKRKAKETETEDYTNTEQSSNQQPSNRTQVCQKYLTGRSQPETFSQSTKDIPDRGAAVDEKMQDFAIENTPVNFSRNSSLRSLSDIDQENNNKESERAKQTEGPDSQIESNRPQTSSYAPKSFIVEDTPVCFSRNSSLSSLSIDSEDDLLQECISSAMPKKKKPSKVKSESEKNNSRNMGDVLAEDLSLDLRERGRTDSEHGFSPDSENFDWKAIQEGANSIVSSLHQAAAAISLTRQASSDSDSILSLKSGIFLGSPFHLTPDQEEKPFTSNKGPRILKPGEKSTLEYKKVESENKGIKGGKKVYKSIITGKACSNSKVSSQLRQPQQTNMTSISRGRTMIHIPGVRNSSSSTSPVTKKGPPLKNTNSKSPSEGQNSVSSPRGVNSSVKLESAPVTRQPSQQSRSSKRPSRSGSRDSTPSRPQQQPLSRPLQSPGQNSISPGRNGISPPNKLSHLPMTSSSNTVSTKSSSSGRMLYTAPGRQLSQQNLTKQTALTKSTSGIPRSESASKGLNQILNSGGSNKKAELSRMSSAKSSGSESDRSERPVLVRQSTFIKETSSPTLRQKFKESASYEFLSPYRPGSPTRSQIQIPVLSPSLPNMSLSTHLTAQTSSWQNLPPNLSPSVEYDGRPTKHHDIARSHSESPSRLPINRLGTWKREHSKHSSSLPRVSTWRRSGSSSSVLSASSESSEKTKSEDEKQHESSVSRHKQSNESQASAKATWRKIKENEIPQIMNEPKYSSAGATNDTDSKTLIYQMAPAVSKTEDVWVRIEDCPINKPRSGRSPTGNTPPVIDSVSEKGSVNNKDSKEITEKQNPENRNVPVHTIGLENCPNSFFQIDSPDKKGTEAKPGQNNPVPAPENNESTVNEHTPFSSSSSSKHNSPSGTVAARVTPFNYSPSPRKSSVDNSSARPSQIPTPINNSTKKHDSKTENTDSSETQSPKRHSGSYLVTSV encoded by the exons GGTTCTGCTGCTCAAATGGACCATGACACAGCCAGTGTTATGAACTCTAGTAATAACTATTCTGTTCCTCGCAGACTGACAAATCATCTGGGTACCAAG GTGGAAATGGTGTATTCATTATTGTCGATGCTTGGTACTCATGGTAAAGATGACATGTCAGGAACATTGCTAGCAATGTCTAGCTCTCAAGACAGCTGCATATCTATGCGCCAGTCTGGATGTCTTCCTCTCCTCATCCAGCTTTTACATGGAAATGATAAAGACTCTGTGTTGTTAGGAAATTCCCGTTGTAGTAAAGAGGCCCGTGCCAGagccagagcagcactgcatAACATCATTCACTCCCAGCCTGATGATAAGCGAGGCAGACGGGAAATCCGTGTGCTTCATCTCTTAGAGCAAGTCCGTGCTTACTGTGAAACGTGTTGGAAATGGCAGGAGGCACATGAAGAAGGCATGGACCGGGACAAGAACCCAA TGTGTGTTTTGATGAAACTTTCATTTGATGAAGAACACAGGCATGCCATGAATGAGCTTG gatgtttGCAGGCCATTGCAGAACTGTTGCAAGTGGACTGTGAAATGTATGGACTTACAAATGACCACTATAGTGTTACATTAAGGAGGTATGCTGGAATGGCTCTGACAAACTTGACTTTTGGAGATGTGGCAAACAAG GCTACATTATGTTCTATGAAGGACTGCATGAGAGCTCTTGTAGCCCAATTGAAGTCTGAAAGTGAAGACTTGCAGCAG GTCATTGCAAGCGTTTTGAGGAACTTGTCCTGGCGAGCAGATGTAAACAGTAAAAAGACTCTACGTGAAGTTGGAAGTGTAAAAGCATTGATGGAATGTGCTTTAGAAGTTAAGAAG GAATCCACCCTAAAAAGCGTTTTGAGTGCCTTATGGAATTTGTCAGCACACTGTACTGAGAACAAAGGTGATATATGTGCTGTTGATGGTGCTCTTGCATTTCTAGTTGGTACACTGACATACCGGAGCCAAGCAAACACTTTAGCTATCATAGAAAGTGGAGGAGGAATATTAAGAAATGTTTCTAGCTTAATTGCTACTAATGAGGACCACAG GCAAATCTTGCGAGAGAACAGCTGCTTACAAACCTTGTTACAGCATTTGAAGTCACACAGTTTGACAATAGTCAGTAATGCATGTGGGACCCTGTGGAATCTTTCTGCACGAAATGCAAAAGATCAGGAGGCACTGTGGGACATGGGAGCAGTGAGCATGCTCAAAAATCTCATTCActcaaaacacaaaatgatAGCAatgggcagtgctgcagctctaAGAAACCTGATGGCAAATAGGCCAGCAAAATATAAGGATGCCAACATTATGTCTCCAGGATCAAGCTTACCATCTCTTTATGTTAGAAAACAAAAGGCACTGGAAGCAGAATTAGATGCTCAGCATTTATCAGAGACTTTTGAAAACATAGATAATTTAAGCCCAAAAGCATCTCACCATAATAAGCAGAGACATAAGCAAAATATATACAATGAGTATGTTTTGGATTCCAGTCGACATGATGATGGGATTTGCAGTTCAGAGACTTTTAATACTAGTCATATGACTGTGCTTTCACCATATTTAAATGCTACAGTATTGCCTGGCTCCTCTTCCTATAGTAGAGGAAACATAGAAAACTCTCGATCTGAGAAAGACAGAAGCCTCAATAGGGATGTAGCAGTAGGTTTAAATAGCTATCATCAAGCTACAGAGAATACTGGGAACTCCTCTAAGAGAATAGGAATGCAGAttactgctgcagctcagaTTGCCAAAGTTATGGAAGAAGTAACAAGCATGCATATTCCACAAGAAGACAGAAGTTCTTGTTCCACTTCTGAAATGCACTGTTtgacagaagacagaaatgtcccaagaaaaacagctgctgcCCATACTCACTCGAATACATACTTTCCTAAATCTGAGAATTCAAACGGGACGTGTCCTATGCTTTATACAACAATGGAATACAAGAGAGCTTCAAATGATAGTTTAAATAGTGTCAGCAGCAGTGATGGCTATGGTAAAAGAGGTCAAATGAAACCTTCCATTGAATCTTACTCGGAAGATGATGAAAGTAAATTTCGTAGTTATGGTCAATACCCAGCTGACTTGGCACATAAGATACATAGTGCAAATCATATGGATGACAATGATGAAGAGCTAGACACTCCTATTAATTATAGTCTTAAATATTCAGATGAACAGTTGAGTTCTGGAAGGCAAAGTCCCTCTCAGAATGAAAGATGGGCAAGGCCTAAGCATATAATAGAagatgaaataaagcaaaatgaacAAAGGCAGTTAAGGAGCAAAGATGCAACTTATTCCGTGTACACTGAAAGCGGAGATGATAAGTGCATGAAATACCAGTCACCTTTTGGACAGCAAgaatgtgtttcttcttttagaTCAAGAGGATCCAAtggtgcagagcagagcagagtaGGCTCAATGCTTGGAATGAATCAAAAAGTAAACCAGTCCTTGTGCCAGGCTGATGATTATGACAATGATAAGCCAACCAACTATAGTGAATGCTACTCTAAGGAGGAACACCACAAAGGGGAAGAAGACAGACCAACTAATTATAGCATAAAGTACAATAAAGAGGAACATCTTGTTGATCAGCCTATTGATTATAGTCTAAAATATTCAACAGAAGTTCCTCTCTCTTCTCAGAAGCCATCTTTTACTATTTCAAACAGTTCATCAGTGCAAAGCACTAAAACTGACGATATTTCCTTAAGCTGTGAGAACATATCAACCCCTTCAGGTAGTTCAGAGAGACAGAATCAGCTTCACCCAAATTCTGCACAGAGTAGAAGTAGTCATGCTCAAAAGACTGCCTCCTGTAAGACTTCCTCTATTAATCAGGAAACTATACAAACTTATTGTGTGGAAGATACACCAATATGTTTTTCAAGGTGTAGCTCTTTGTCATCTTTGTCATCAGCTGAAGATGAAATAGGATGTGATCAACCCACACATGTGACAGATGCTAATAACACATTACAGATAGCAGAACTAAAGGAAAACAGTGGGATTCTGTCTACAGAAGGTGCAGTAAGTGAAGTTGCATCAGCTTCTCAGCACATCAGAACAAAATCTAGTAGACTTCAGACTCCTAGTTTATCTCCTTCTGACTCTTCTAGACATAAAGCTGTTGAATTTTCTTCTGGTGCCAAATCTCCCTCAAAGAGTGGTGCACACACTCCTAAAAGTCCACCAGAACATTATGTGCAGGAAACCCCACTCATGTTTAGCAGATGTACTTCTGTAAGTTCCCTGGATAGTTTTGAAAGCCATTCAATTGCTAGTTCAGTTCAAAGTGAGCCTTGCAGTGGAATGGTAAGTGGAATTATAAGTCCCAGTGATCTTCCAGACAGCCCTGGACAAACAATGCCTCCAAGCAGAAGTAAAACTCCACCCCCTGCTCAAGGAGCTCAAGTAAAGAAGGAAGTAGCTAAAGGCAAAGTACCTAATGCAGAAAAGAGAGAGTCTGGTCCTAGACAGGTAGCTATAAATGAAGCTGTTCAAAGAGTTCAGGTACTGCCAGATGCTGATACGTTATTACATTTTGCCACAGAAAGTACACCGGATGGATTTTCTTGCTCTTCTAGCCTAAGTGGTCTGAGTCTTGATGAACCATTTATACAGAAAGATGTAGAGTTAAGAATAATGCCTCCTGTACATGAAAATGAACATGGAAATGAAGCAGAACCTGAACAGCCAGATGTTACAAAGGATAACCAAGAGAAGAAAGCGGAGAAGCctactgaagcagaaaaagacaTTATGGATGATTCTGATGATGATATTGTTATATTGGAAGAATATATTATTTCTGCAATGCCAACAAAATCTTCACATAAAGCCAAAAAGCCTTCTCAAGCATCTGCTTCAAAAATACCTCCTCCTGTAACCAGAAAGCCAAGCCAACTGCTAGTTTACAAACTTTTGCCTTCACAAACTGGATTGCAGTCCCAAAAGCGTGTGAGTTTTACACCTGGATATGATATGCCATGGGTATACTTTGTTGAGGATACACCAATAAATTTTTCAACAGCTACATCTTTGAGTGACCTCACAATAGAGTCACTACCGAATGAGTTGGCCAATGTAGAGAACGTGGGTACAGGGGCAGAGTCAGAGGAGTTTGAAAAGAGAGACACCATTCCTACAGAAGGTATAAGTACAGATAACTCTCAGAGAGCAAAAAGCTCAACTAAGACTGCCCCAGGACTGGATGATGACAAAACAGAAGAGGGTGATATTCTGGCCGAATGTATTAATTCGGCTatgccaaaaggaaaaagtcacAAATCTTTCAGAGTGAAGAAGGTAATAGATCAAATCCAACAAGCATCTTTATCTGTAAGTAACACAAATCAGTCAGAACATGATAAAAAGGAGCCAATGTCACCAGTAAAGCCCATTCCCCAAAATAATGAATATAGAGCACatgtaagaaaaaacacagagcCTAAAAGCTATATTAATAATGAAAGAAGCTATTCAGAGaacacagacacaaagaaacagaatcttaaaaataattcaagataTTTTAATGACAAACTTCCAAATAATGAAGAGCATGTAAAAGGAAACTTTGCATTTGATTCCCCTCATCATTACACACCTATTGAGGGAACTCCTTATTGTTTTTCACGGAATGATTCTCTAAGTTCTTTAGATTTTGATGATTATGATGATGTTGACCTTTCAAGGGAGAATGCAGaattgcaaaaaagaaaagcaaaggaaacagaaactgAAGACTACACTAATACAGAACAATCTTCAAATCAGCAACCAAGTAATAGGACACAAGTTTGTCAAAAATACCTGACAGGCAGAAGCCAGCCTGAAACTTTCTCTCAGTCAACTAAAGATATTCCAGATAGAGGAGCAGCTGTAGATGAGAAAATGCAGGATTTTGCTATTGAAAACACACCTGTAAATTTTTCTCGCAATTCATCTCTTCGTTCCCTCAGTGATATTGAtcaagaaaacaacaacaaagaaagtGAACGTGCAAAACAAACTGAGGGTCCTGATTCACAGATAGAATCAAATAGACCACAGACTTCTAGTTATGCACCTAAATCATTTATTGTTGAAGATACTCCTGTATGTTTCTCTAGAAACAGCTCTCTCAGTTCTCTTAGTATTGACTCAGAAGATGATCTGTTGCAGGAATGCATTAGTTCAGCTAtgcctaaaaagaaaaaaccctcaaaagtaaagagtgaaagtgaaaaaaataattccagaaatatGGGTGATGTATTGGCAGAAGATTTATCACTGGatttgagagagagagggaggacaGATTCAGAACATGGTTTCTCACCTGATTCAGAGAACTTTGATTGGAAAGCTATACAAGAAGGTGCGAATTCTATAGTTAGTagcttgcatcaagctgcagCTGCTATATCACTGACTAGACAAGCTTCATCAGACTCTGACTCTATCCTTTCATTAAAATCTGGTATTTTTCTAGGGTCACCTTTTCATCTTACCCCAGACcaagaagaaaagccttttaCTAGTAATAAAGGTCCAAGAATTCTTAAGCCAGGGGAGAAGAGTACATTGGAGTATAAAAAAGTAGAATCTGAAAATAAGGGaatcaaaggaggaaaaaaagtatacaAAAGTATAATTACAGGAAAAGCTTGCTCTAATTCAAAAGTTTCAAGCCAGTTAAGGCAACCACAGCAAACAAATATGACTTCAATTTCACGTGGTAGGACAATGATTCATATTCCAGGAGTTCGAAATAGTTCCTCAAGTACTAGTCCTGTTACCAAAAAAGGTCCCCCTCTAAAAAATACAAACTCCAAGAGTCCCAGTGAAGGCCAAAATTCTGTTAGTTCTCCAAGAGGAGTCAATTCATCAGTGAAACTTGAGTCAGCTCCTGTAACTAGACAACCATCTCAACAAAGCAGGTCAAGTAAAAGACCTTCTAGATCAGGATCTAGAGACTCTACTCCTTCTAGACCTCAACAGCAGCCATTAAGCAGGCCTCTGCAATCTCCAGGACAAAACTCAATTTCCCCAGGAAGAAATGGTATAAGTCCTCCCAACAAACTGTCTCATTTGCCAATGACATCATCCTCTAATACAGTTTCAACTAAATCTTCAAGTTCAGGAAGAATGTTATATACAGCACCAGGCAGGCAGTTGAGCCAGCAAAACCTTACAAAGCAAACTGCCTTAACTAAGAGTACCAGTGGCATTCCCAGAAGTGAGTCTGCTTCAAAAGGATTAAACCAAATTCTCAATAGTGGTGGATCAAACAAAAAGGCTGAACTATCCAGAATGTCATCCGCAAAATCCAGTGGGAGTGAATCTGACAGATCTGAAAGACCTGTTCTGGTTCGTCAGTCAACTTTTATTAAAGAAACTTCGAGTCCAACTCTAAGACAGAAATTCAAAGAGTCTGCTTCATATGAATTTCTGTCTCCTTACAGGCCAGGGTCTCCCACTAGATCCCAAATACAGATTCCAGTTTTAAGTCCATCTCTTCCCAATATGTCTTTATCCACTCATTTAACTGCCCAGACTAGCAGTTGGCAAAATTTACCCCCTAATCTGAGTCCTTCTGTAGAATATGATGGGAGACCAACAAAACATCATGACATAGCTCGTTCTCATTCTGAAAGTCCATCTAGATTGCCAATCAATAGATTGGGAACATGGAAGCGTGAACATAGTAAGCATTCCTCATCACTTCCTCGTGTAAGCACTTGGCGAAGATCCGGAAGTTCTTCCTCAGTTCTGTCAGCTTCTTCAGAATCCAGTGAAAAGACGAAAAGTGAAGATGAAAAGCAACATGAAAGTTCTGTTTCTAGACACAAACAAAGTAATGAAAGTCAAGCATCAGCAAAAGCtacttggagaaaaataaaagaaaatgaaattcctCAAATAATGAATGAGCCTAAGTATTCTTCCGCAGGTGCAACAAATGACACTGATTCCAAAACTCTAATTTATCAGATGGCACCAGCTGTCTCTAAGACAGAGGATGTGTGGGTGAGGATAGAGGACTGCCCTATTAATAAACCTCGATCTGGAAGATCCCCAACTGGAAATACTCCCCCTGTTATTGACAGTGTTTCAGAGAAAGGGAGTGTGAATAATAAAGATTCTAAAGAGattactgaaaaacaaaatccagagaACAGAAATGTTCCTGTTCATACCATTGGTTTAGAAAATTGTCCAAACTCTTTCTTTCAGATAGACAGTCCAGACaagaaaggaacagaagcaaaacctgGACAGAATAATCCTGTTCCTGCaccagaaaataatgaaagtacTGTTAATGAGCATACACCATTCAGTTCCAGTAGCTCAAGCAAACATAACTCCCCCAGTGGTACTGTTGCAGCAAGAGTGACTCCTTTCAACTACAGTCCAAGTCCCAGGAAGAGTAGTGTGGACAACAGTTCTGCTCGGCCATCACAAATACCAACACCAATAAATAACAGCACAAAGAAACATGattcaaagactgaaaatacagactCCAGTGAAACTCAGAGTCCTAAACGTCATTCTGGCTCTTACCTGGTGACTTCTGTTTAA